One genomic window of Meles meles chromosome 15, mMelMel3.1 paternal haplotype, whole genome shotgun sequence includes the following:
- the B3GNT2 gene encoding N-acetyllactosaminide beta-1,3-N-acetylglucosaminyltransferase 2, producing the protein MSVGRRRIKLLGILMMVNVFIYLIVEVSKSSSQEKNGKGEVIIPKEKFWKISDPPVAYWNREQEKLNRRYNPILNTLANQTGDMYGFPNISHLNFCEPDLRVMSVVSGFSNLPDRFKDFLLYLRCRNYSLLIDQPDKCAKKPFLLLAIKSLIPHFARRQAIRESWGRETNVGNQTVVRVFLLGQTPPEDNHPDLSDMLKFESEKHQDILMWNYRDTFFNLSLKEVLFLRWVSTSCPNAEFVFKGDDDVFVNTHHILNYLNSLPKNKAKDLFIGDVIHNAGPHRDKKLKYYIPEVVYTGVYPPYAGGGGFLYSGHLALRLYNITDQVLLYPIDDVYTGMCLQKLGLVPEKHKGFKTFDIEEKNKNNICSYVDLMLVHSRKPQEMIDIWSRLQNAHLNC; encoded by the coding sequence ATGAGTGTTGGACGTCGAAGAATAAAATTGTTGGGTATCCTGATGATGGttaatgtcttcatttatttgatCGTGGAAGTCTCCAAAAGTAGCagccaggaaaaaaatggaaagggggAAGTAATAATTCCCAAAGAAAAGTTCTGGAAGATCTCGGACCCCCCTGTGGCCTACTGGAACAGAGAGCAAGAAAAGCTGAACAGGCGGTACAATCCCATCTTGAACACATTGGCCAACCAGACAGGGGACATGTACGGGTTTCCCAACATAAGCCATCTAAATTTTTGTGAacctgacctcagggtcatgtCAGTAGTTTCAGGTTTCAGCAATTTGCCAGACAGATTTAAAGACTTTCTGCTGTATTTGAGATGTCGAAATTATTCACTACTTATAGATCAACCGGATAAATGTGCAAAAAAACCCTTCTTATTACTGGCGATAAAGTCCCTCATCCCGCATTTTGCTAGAAGGCAAGCAATTCGGGAATCTTGGGGCAGAGAAACCAATGTGGGGAACCAAACGGTAGTGAGAGTCTTCTTACTGGGTCAGACCCCGCCGGAGGACAACCACCCAGACCTGTCCGACATGCTGAAATTTGAGAGTGAGAAGCACCAAGACATTCTTATGTGGAACTACAGAGACACTTTCTTCAACTTGTCCTTGAAAGAAGTGCTCTTTCTCAGGTGGGTGAGCACTTCTTGCCCAAATGCCGAGTTTGTTTTTAAGGGCGATGACGATGTTTTTGTGAACACCCATCACATCCTGAATTACTTGAATAGCTTACCCAAGAACAAAGCCAAAGATTTGTTTATAGGTGATGTGATCCACAATGCTGGACCTCATCGGGATAAGAAACTGAAGTACTACATCCCAGAAGTTGTTTACACTGGCGTCTATCCGCCTTATGCGGGGGGAGGCGGCTTCCTTTACTCTGGCCACCTGGCTCTGAGGTTGTACAATATAACTGACCAGGTCCTTCTCTACCCCATTGATGATGTTTATACTGGAATGTGCCTTCAGAAGCTCGGCCTCGTTCCAGAGAAACATAAAGGCTTCAAGACATTTGatatagaagagaaaaacaagaataacATTTGTTCCTATGTAGATTTGATGTTAGTACATAGTAGAAAACCTCAAGAGATGATTGATATTTGGTCTCGGTTGCAAAATGCTCATTTAAATTGCTGA